A window from Acropora palmata chromosome 14, jaAcrPala1.3, whole genome shotgun sequence encodes these proteins:
- the LOC141866309 gene encoding potassium voltage-gated channel protein Shaw-like — protein MSPVDRRDTYHSEAIGGKKEKPDRVIINVGGIRFEPYLSTLKNIPEIPLASILDNRAKLDYDPETGEYFFDRHPGVFAQVLNYLQTGKLHCPRSICGPLFERELAYWGLMEQQMESCCWPNYTKHRDAQENLKALDFRPKYENNANKLRNERLFNDPNLTWWQKHQPIIWEILDDPYSSSTAKVFAWVSLAFIVTSIFTICLWTVEMFNGERLVVETQNVSRTTRNTTHANYTTEATKYVGSQTPMEVLTIIDSVCTGWFTLEFVLRLVFCPSKIEFAKKPQNWIDLLVIIPLYLLLVFQRTTLIKVLNTTRVVRIFRFFKLLYDLQILGKTVKASRHQLFLLLLILLIPVLTFSSLTLYAETYWGTDKSRPQFNNLPSATWWGIITMTTVGYGDIVPASLAGKIFGGIASICGIIILSTSASVVGSTFSLYYNLAQAQLKIPPKKRSFEVDYQTLPTVLACRTSQTDSMGISNNSDSGYQRSPNRLLVSERDSFVFDPANTPPLPKSPCAFLVSHGPSASSKQVSVTRPSAPPPPLSRKASIRRDSILV, from the exons ATGTCACCGGTGGATCGAAGAGACACTTATCACTCCGAAGCGATCGgaggaaagaaagagaagccCGACCGAGTTATTATCAATGTCGGAGGTATACGGTTCGAGCCTTACCTAAGCACACTCAAGAATATTCCAGAAATCCCACTTGCTAGCATTCTCGACAATCGAGCAAAGCTGGATTATGATCCCGAAACGGGTGAATATTTTTTCGATCGTCACCCGGGTGTCTTCGCGCaagttttaaattatttacaaacaGGAAAGCTGCATTGTCCTCGGAGCATATGCGGTCCGTTGTTTGAGCGAGAGCTCGCTTATTGGGGCTTAATGGAGCAACAAATGGAATCCTGTTGTTGGCCGAATTATACAAAACACAGAGACGCCCAGGAGAACTTAAAGGCTTTGGATTTTAGAccgaaatatgaaaataatgcaaataaGTTAAGAAACGAGCGACTCTTCAATGATCCTAACTTAACATGGTGGCAGAAACACCAGCCCATCATTTGGGAGATATTGGACGATCCATATTCCTCTTCTACTGCTAAG GTATTTGCCTGGGTTTCACTGGCTTTTATTGTTACTTCTATCTTCACGATTTGTCTTTGGACAGTTGAGATGTTCAATGGGGAACGACTTGTGGTAGAAACGCAAAATGTCTCACGAACGACAAGAAATACAACGCACGCAAATTACA CTACTGAGGCTACTAAATATGTTGGCTCCCAGACTCCAATGGAGGTGTTGACCATAATAGACTCGGTATGCACTGGGTGGTTTACGTTGGAGTTCGTGTTGCGTTTGGTGTTCTGTCCAAGCAAGATTGAATTTGCAAAGAAACCGCAAAACTGGATCGATCTTTTGGTCATCATACCGCTCTACCTTTTGCTCGTGTTCCAGCGAACGACGCTGATCAAAGTGCTGAACACAACTCGAGTGGTTCGCATTTTTCGCTTCTTCAAGCTGCTCTACGACCTGCAGATTCTCGGCAAAACAGTGAAGGCAAGTCGCCATCaactctttcttcttctcttgaTTTTACTGATTCCTGTTCTCACCTTCTCCAGTCTCACATTATACGCCGAGACGTACTGGGGCACAGATAAATCTCGCCCCCAATTCAACAACCTTCCCAGCGCTACGTGGTGGGGGATCATCACCATGACAACCGTGGGCTATGGGGATATTGTGCCAGCCTCTCTTGCAGGCAAGATCTTCGGTGGTATCGCTTCAATTTGCGGCATTATCATTCTCTCAACCTCTGCTTCCGTTGTCGGCAGCACTTTCTCGCTGTACTATAACCTAGCTCAGGCGCAGCTCAAGATTCCCCCGAAAAAACGCAGTTTTGAAGTGGATTATCAAACGCTCCCTACCGTGTTAGCTTGTCGAACAAGCCAAACTGATTCCATGGGGATTTCCAATAATTCAGACAGCGGCTACCAGCGATCTCCGAATCGGCTCTTAGTTTCTGAACGCGACAGTTTCGTATTCGACCCAGCCAATACTCCGCCATTACCCAAGTCACCTTGCGCGTTTCTCGTATCCCATGGTCCATCTGCGTCCTCGAAACAAGTGTCGGTAACTCGTCCCAGCGCTCCTCCCCCTCCACTCAGTAGAAAAGCAAGCATTAGGCGAGACAGCATTCTAGTATAA
- the LOC141866306 gene encoding glycine betaine transporter 1-like, translated as MEVDPNALERCRWVRVNWKWGQIGSTQIGIFLRFNPVVTFLSAAIIWFFVIWCAVQADVANREMSKWMLWITETFTWMYIGTQDVWAIFIVVLYFSKYGKMKLGKPEDKPEFNDLTYFTMLFAAGIGIGLFYFGVAEPIWHYEPGVYGNRYWGRYSDNQRAQDAINLTLFHWGIHGWIVYVVVGLLLAFVSYRKGLPMTIRSCFYPLIGDKIYGWMGDAVDIFSVVCTMFGVCTSLGIGCQQMNNGFRRLNPDIEFSTTNQTIIIWAVTACATVSVITGLKIGIRRLSEICFSLGMFIMLIGLFADETWHILNVYVQSMGYYIQWIIQLGFHTDAFAQLGNAPDNKQAQRWFNDWTIFYWGWWIAWSPFVGMFIAKISKGRTIREFINGTLTAPILYTFFWFCIFGSAGLKMERDAAVAKINCSSKLGGEDSTHSFNGLYRLSCRGKNDMWFDVMEQYGDLGTFLSVMSLISVILYFVTSSDSGSLVIDCLSANGDAEPPVIQRIFWALTEGATATALLRAGGAEGLVALQSMSIASGVPYTILLCLMCVALWRAVKMEGGDLDPHGPKFATGLLDVLSNPTKESAGKVLLAIFAPWYSTGKAAYKIGDRQHKKWVYMLMLAVPFYLWIVLMALEPVVAAISNVAWTVLFIFFAYATSIRYYIREKYKINGNIVEDFFAVMVFYPFAAFQMEHHLEHAYDLDKPVHEIGHALNHNHDDKPGLGYATPTMSLQDISSKGSHFNPMSQEGEIQNDNLNWSKTEVI; from the exons ATGGAAGTTGATCCAAACGCTTTGGAAAGATGTCGCTGGGTTCGAGTTAACTGGAAATGGGGTCAGATTGGTAGCACGCAAATAGGAATATTCCTACGATTCAACCCCGTTGTGACATTTCTCTCAGCTGCGATTATCTGGTTCTTCGTCATTTGGTGCGCAGTTCAGGCAGATGTCGCCAACCGAGAGATGTCAAAATGGATGCTGTGGATCACAGAGACCTTCACATGGATGTATATTGGAACCCAAGACGTCTGGGCCATCTTCATTGTCGTACTTTACTTTTCAAAGTACGGCAAGATGAAGCTTGGAAAACCAGAAGACAAACCAGAATTTAATGACCTGACTTATTTCACGATGCTGTTTGCAGCAGGAATCGGGATTGGTCTCTTTTACTTTGGCGTTG CTGAACCAATCTGGCACTATGAACCAGGAGTCTACGGAAATCGCTATTGGGGCAG GTATAGCGATAATCAACGAGCGCAGGACGCTATTAATTTGACTTTGTTCCACTGGGGTATTCACGGGTGGATTGTGTATGTAGTAGTTGGACTTCTTCTTGCCTTCGTGAGTTACAGAAAAGGTCTTCCCATGACTATTCGATCGTGTTTCTATCCCTTGATCGGTGACAAAATCTATGGTTGGATGGGAGATGCCGTCGATATCTTCTCAGTGGTGTGCACGATGTTCGGTGTCTGTACCAGTCTGGGAATTGGCTGCCAGCAAATGAATAACGGATTCAGACGACTGAACCCGGACATCGAGTTCTCCACAACAAATCAGACCATTATCATTTGGGCTGTGACTGCTTGCGCTACAGTATCGGTTATCACCGGTTTGAAGATTGGTATCCGTCGTCTGAGCGAGATCTGCTTTAGTCTGGGAATGTTCATCATGTTGATAGGTCTGTTTGCGGATGAGACGTGGCATATCCTGAACGTGTACGTGCAGAGCATGGGTTACTACATTCAATGGATAATACAACTCGGATTTCACACAGATGCCTTTGCACAACTTGGAAATGCACCTGACAACAAGCAAGCTCAGCGATGGTTTAATGACTGGACCATCTTCTACTGGGGTTGGTGGATCGCTTGGTCACCGTTTGTGGGTATGTTCATTGCCAAAATCTCCAAAGGAAGAACCATTCGAGAATTCATCAATGGTACATTGACGGCACCCATATTGTACACATTCTTCTGGTTTTGTATCTTCGGAAGCGCTGGACTGAAGATGGAGCGCGATGCTGCCGTGGCGAAAATCAACTGCAGTTCCAAACTGGGCGGAGAAGACTCCACGCATTCGTTTAATGGCCTGTATCGTTTGTCCTGCAGAGGAAAAAATGACATGTGGTTTGATGTGATGGAGCAGTACGGGGATCTCGGAACGTTCCTGTCCGTAATGTCTTTGATCAGCGTTATCCTGTATTTTGTCACAAGTTCTGATAGTGGTTCCCTGGTCATCGATTGCCTCTCAGCCAATGGCGACGCTGAACCTCCTGTCATTCAGCGCATATTCTGGGCCCTAACTGAGGGAGCGACGGCCACAGCTCTGTTAAGGGCTGGTGGGGCAGAGGGCCTCGTAGCTTTACAGTCCATGTCTATAGCATCTGGTGTACCGTATACTATATTGCTCTGCTTAATGTGCGTAGCATTATGGCGAGCAGTTAAGATGGAAGGCGGTGATCTTGATCCTCATGGCCCAAAGTTCGCAACCGGTCTACTGGATGTCCTGAGCAACCCAACAAAAGAGAGTGCAGGAAAGGTGCTGTTGGCCATTTTCGCGCCATGGTATTCAACGGGCAAGGCAGCCTACAAGATCGGTGATAGACAACACAAGAAATGGGTTTACATGTTGATGTTAGCGGTCCCCTTTTATCTTTGGATCGTCCTGATGGCCCTGGAGCCAGTTGTTGCTGCAATCTCAAACGTTGCATGGACTGTGCTCTTCATATTTTTCGCATACGCAACATCTATCCGTTACTACATACGCGAGAAATACAAGATCAATGGCAACATAGTAGAAGATTTCTTTGCAGTGATGGTGTTCTACCCATTTGCAGCATTCCAAATGGAGCACCACTTAGAGCATGCCTACGATCTGGACAAACCAGTTCACGAGATCGGTCATGCCTTGAATCATAACCACGACGACAAACCCGGCCTTGGGTATGCCACACCAACTATGTCACTCCAGGATATCTCCTCAAAAGGATCTCATTTCAACCCAATGTCTCAAGAGGGAGAAATCCAAAACGATAATTTAAACTGGTCCAAAACTGAAGTAATTTAA